The following coding sequences lie in one Arthrobacter sp. PGP41 genomic window:
- a CDS encoding ABC transporter permease, with protein MTTLIDAPPTDADGLLPAAKKSAGGGLGQYILIRFLLIFPTIFILVTMVFFLMRITGDPITAAMGGRLPEDQLQARIQAAGYDRPILVQYFEYLGQLATGNFGRTLTDNRAVVEMLTTYGSATLELSINALLVALLVGIPLGMVAAHRRDKAPDAVLRVFAILCYATPVFFAGMLLKLTFSVWLGWLPVAGRAKTSSELALTSLQAPTGIYWLDALRSGNMAALGDVLAHAVLPAVALGLLTAGIFLRLVRTNVIGTLGRDYIEAGRSRGVSEYRLVTKHAYKPALIPIITVMGLQIAVMLGGAVLTEKTFEWKGLGFQLANYLTARDFVAVQGIVVLLAIIVAMTNFIVDIIAALIDPRVRY; from the coding sequence ATGACTACATTGATCGACGCGCCGCCAACAGACGCGGACGGACTGCTTCCGGCCGCCAAGAAGTCCGCCGGCGGGGGACTGGGACAATACATCCTGATCCGTTTCCTGCTGATTTTCCCCACCATCTTCATTCTGGTGACCATGGTCTTCTTCCTGATGCGGATCACGGGGGACCCTATCACCGCGGCCATGGGCGGCCGCCTGCCCGAGGACCAGCTCCAGGCGCGGATCCAGGCTGCCGGCTACGACCGGCCCATCCTGGTCCAGTACTTCGAGTACCTCGGCCAGCTGGCCACCGGCAACTTCGGCCGCACGCTCACGGATAACCGTGCCGTCGTCGAAATGCTGACCACGTACGGCTCAGCCACCCTGGAACTGAGCATCAACGCACTCCTCGTTGCCCTCCTGGTGGGCATCCCCCTGGGCATGGTGGCGGCCCACCGCCGGGACAAGGCGCCGGACGCCGTCCTGCGGGTTTTCGCCATTCTTTGCTACGCAACGCCCGTGTTCTTCGCCGGCATGCTCCTGAAGCTGACCTTCTCTGTCTGGCTCGGGTGGCTGCCGGTGGCCGGGCGGGCCAAGACCTCCAGCGAACTCGCCCTGACCTCGCTCCAGGCCCCCACCGGGATCTATTGGCTCGATGCCCTGCGGAGCGGCAACATGGCCGCGCTCGGAGACGTCCTGGCGCATGCGGTCCTGCCTGCGGTGGCACTGGGACTGCTGACGGCAGGGATCTTCCTCCGCCTGGTCCGGACCAACGTCATCGGCACCCTGGGCAGGGACTACATAGAGGCGGGGCGGTCCAGGGGAGTCAGCGAATACCGCCTGGTCACCAAGCACGCCTACAAGCCAGCGCTCATCCCCATCATCACGGTGATGGGCTTGCAGATAGCCGTCATGCTTGGCGGCGCGGTACTGACCGAGAAGACGTTCGAATGGAAAGGCCTGGGATTCCAGCTGGCCAACTACCTCACCGCGCGGGACTTCGTGGCTGTGCAGGGAATCGTGGTCCTGCTCGCCATCATCGTGGCCATGACCAACTTCATCGTGGACATTATTGCCGCGCTGATCGATCCCCGCGTGAGGTACTGA
- a CDS encoding ABC transporter permease — translation MNIPTVPVPMENPRAPWYRRLPVVSHFNKSVGLQRGMLVAGLILTGIFVLTAIFAPLLAPYGFSQLSDADGNFPTQEAPGGKHLLGTTVGGYDVLSRVVWGAQTAILVIVVAVAMSIVLGVALGLVSGYLGGWLDRILVVIADAVYAFPSLLVAIVMAIVISGGQSSLLGGIFAAGTAITLVFIPQYFRVIRAETVRLKAEPFVESAKVVGASNIRIMTRHIYRNATRTLPLIFTLNASEAILTLAGLGFLGFGIEPSSAAEWGFDLNKALADTTSGIWWTGLFPGLAIVLTVVGLTLVGESINDLNDPRLRGRKSTGGSSPAPVDTAAIATEVRAS, via the coding sequence ATGAACATCCCAACTGTTCCCGTCCCCATGGAAAATCCCAGGGCACCCTGGTACCGGCGCCTGCCGGTGGTTTCCCACTTCAACAAGAGCGTGGGCCTCCAGCGCGGCATGCTGGTGGCCGGCCTGATCCTCACCGGCATCTTCGTCCTGACAGCGATCTTCGCGCCGCTGCTGGCACCCTACGGCTTCTCCCAGCTTTCCGACGCCGACGGCAACTTCCCCACGCAGGAGGCCCCCGGAGGCAAGCACCTTCTGGGCACAACCGTGGGCGGTTACGACGTCCTGTCCCGTGTCGTCTGGGGAGCGCAGACGGCCATCCTGGTGATCGTGGTCGCCGTTGCCATGTCCATCGTCCTGGGTGTTGCCCTCGGCCTCGTCAGCGGCTACCTTGGCGGGTGGCTCGACCGGATCCTGGTGGTCATCGCCGACGCCGTGTACGCCTTTCCGTCCCTGCTGGTTGCCATTGTCATGGCCATTGTCATCAGCGGCGGCCAGTCCAGCCTGCTTGGCGGCATCTTCGCTGCCGGCACCGCGATCACACTGGTGTTCATTCCGCAGTATTTCCGGGTGATCAGGGCGGAGACGGTCCGGCTCAAGGCCGAGCCGTTCGTGGAGTCGGCCAAAGTGGTGGGCGCTTCCAACATCCGCATCATGACCCGCCATATCTACCGCAACGCCACCCGCACCCTGCCGCTGATCTTCACCCTCAACGCTTCCGAGGCCATCCTGACCCTAGCCGGGCTGGGGTTCCTGGGCTTCGGCATCGAGCCGAGCTCGGCGGCTGAATGGGGCTTCGACCTCAACAAGGCGCTCGCCGACACCACCTCCGGCATCTGGTGGACCGGCCTGTTCCCGGGCCTGGCGATTGTACTCACCGTGGTGGGCCTGACTCTGGTGGGCGAGAGCATCAACGACCTGAACGATCCGCGGCTCCGGGGCCGCAAGAGCACGGGCGGCAGTTCGCCCGCGCCGGTGGACACCGCCGCCATCGCAACAGAAGTGAGGGCATCATGA
- a CDS encoding ABC transporter substrate-binding protein — protein MTKSNKALHGAIALAGISALALTACTGPSGGGGTSTGEAGGGAITYGTTDKVVTLDPAGSYDGGSFMVMNQIYPFLLNYKPGTADAAPDIAESASFTSSTEYTVKLKPGLKFANGNTLDSSDVVFSFKRVKAIDDPNGPASLLSNMEKIEATDANTVVFTLAAGNDQVFPGVLASNPGPIVDEQVFPADKIMDDDAIVAAKPFAGQYTIESYKKNELVSFKPNPDYQGLLGKAANGGATLKHYADPNNLKLDVQQGNIDVAGRILTATDVADLEKDSKVKVHKGPGGELRYMVFNFDTMPFGAKTPEADPAKSRAVRQAIAHLVDRDVIASQVFKNTYTPVYSYVPKEFEGAAEPLKSLYGDGNGKPSVDKAKKVLADAGVTSVVDLKLQYTDRYGTSAADEYALVKEQLEKSGLFTVDLKSTEWTTYTKERRADAYPVYQLGWFPDYSDADNYLTPFFIPGNFLGNHYENPAVTEIVKKQLVTTDKAERSDLLGQAQEAIAKDLSTLPLLQGAQVMVAGTDVKGIEKTLDASFKTRLGVMSK, from the coding sequence ATGACGAAGAGCAACAAAGCACTGCATGGCGCAATCGCGCTCGCAGGCATCTCCGCACTCGCACTGACTGCCTGCACGGGCCCCTCAGGCGGCGGCGGAACCTCAACCGGGGAGGCAGGGGGCGGTGCCATCACCTACGGCACCACGGACAAGGTGGTCACCCTCGATCCCGCCGGATCCTATGACGGCGGATCCTTCATGGTGATGAACCAGATCTATCCGTTCCTGCTCAACTACAAGCCCGGCACTGCCGACGCCGCGCCGGACATCGCCGAGTCCGCCTCCTTCACCAGCTCCACCGAGTACACGGTCAAGCTGAAGCCCGGCCTGAAGTTCGCCAACGGCAATACGCTGGATTCCTCGGACGTGGTGTTCTCCTTCAAGCGGGTCAAGGCCATTGACGATCCCAACGGCCCGGCCTCACTGCTTTCGAACATGGAAAAAATCGAGGCGACGGACGCCAACACCGTGGTGTTCACCCTTGCGGCCGGAAATGACCAGGTGTTCCCTGGCGTCCTGGCCTCGAACCCCGGGCCGATCGTGGACGAGCAGGTCTTCCCGGCGGACAAGATCATGGACGACGACGCCATCGTCGCCGCAAAGCCCTTCGCCGGCCAGTACACCATTGAAAGCTACAAAAAGAACGAACTGGTCAGCTTCAAGCCCAACCCGGACTACCAGGGCCTCCTTGGCAAGGCAGCCAACGGCGGCGCCACGCTCAAGCACTACGCCGACCCGAACAACCTGAAACTCGACGTCCAGCAGGGCAACATTGACGTTGCAGGCCGCATCCTCACGGCAACCGACGTGGCCGACCTGGAAAAGGACTCCAAGGTCAAGGTCCACAAGGGCCCCGGCGGGGAACTGCGCTACATGGTCTTCAACTTCGACACCATGCCGTTCGGCGCGAAGACTCCCGAAGCCGACCCCGCGAAGTCGCGGGCCGTGCGCCAGGCGATAGCACACCTCGTTGACCGCGACGTTATCGCTTCCCAGGTCTTCAAGAACACCTACACCCCTGTCTATTCCTACGTCCCCAAGGAATTCGAAGGAGCAGCGGAACCGCTGAAGAGCCTGTACGGCGACGGAAACGGCAAGCCAAGCGTAGACAAGGCCAAGAAGGTCCTGGCTGACGCCGGCGTCACCTCCGTGGTGGACCTGAAACTGCAGTACACGGACCGCTACGGTACCTCAGCTGCCGACGAGTACGCGCTGGTCAAGGAGCAGCTCGAGAAGTCCGGTCTCTTCACCGTTGACCTGAAGTCCACGGAATGGACTACGTACACCAAGGAGCGCCGTGCGGACGCCTACCCTGTCTACCAGCTGGGCTGGTTCCCGGACTACTCGGACGCGGACAACTACCTGACCCCGTTCTTCATTCCGGGCAACTTCCTCGGCAACCACTACGAAAATCCCGCAGTCACGGAGATCGTCAAGAAGCAGCTCGTCACCACGGACAAGGCGGAACGCAGCGATCTCCTGGGCCAGGCCCAGGAGGCCATCGCAAAGGACCTCTCAACGCTTCCGCTGCTGCAGGGCGCCCAGGTCATGGTGGCCGGCACGGATGTCAAGGGAATCGAGAAGACCCTGGACGCGTCGTTCAAGACCCGTCTTGGCGTGATGTCCAAGTAG
- a CDS encoding cysteine desulfurase family protein has product MPVYLDHAATTPLSPEALAALTRELARTGNPSSLHGSGRRARRAVEDAREAIAAAAGAHPSEVIFTSGGTESDNLAVKGLYWSRMAENPARRRILCSAVEHHAVLDTVEWLERHEGAEVAWLPVDSEGVVDLAALEAELARDPDTIALATVMWANNEVGTIQPVSRIVELVHAAGVPVHSDAVQAFGSLPVDFRASGLDAMSISGHKIGGPVGVGALLLGRAVKLTPVQHGGGQERDVRSGTLDTASIAAFAAAAEKAAATLGEESARIAALRDRLIDGVREQVPEAVLRGAPGSGRLPGNAHFTFPGCEGDSLLFLLDLAGVESSTGSACTAGVPRPSHVLLAMGLDEETARGAQRFTLGHASVEADVDALLAALPGAYARARQAGMAGHESTIQTAGTLARRVSVQE; this is encoded by the coding sequence GTGCCCGTTTACCTGGACCATGCCGCAACCACGCCCCTCTCACCCGAGGCGCTGGCTGCCTTGACGCGTGAGCTCGCGCGCACCGGGAACCCCTCCTCCCTGCACGGCTCCGGCCGCCGCGCCCGCCGCGCCGTGGAGGACGCGCGGGAGGCAATTGCGGCTGCGGCGGGAGCCCATCCCTCGGAAGTCATCTTCACCTCCGGGGGCACAGAGTCCGACAACCTGGCCGTCAAAGGCCTCTACTGGTCCCGGATGGCAGAAAACCCTGCACGGCGCCGCATCCTGTGTTCCGCCGTCGAGCACCATGCCGTCCTGGACACGGTGGAGTGGCTGGAGCGGCACGAAGGCGCCGAGGTGGCATGGCTTCCCGTGGACAGCGAAGGGGTTGTGGACCTGGCCGCGCTGGAAGCGGAACTCGCCCGTGACCCGGACACTATTGCACTGGCCACGGTCATGTGGGCAAACAACGAGGTGGGCACCATCCAGCCTGTCAGCCGGATCGTGGAACTGGTCCACGCCGCAGGGGTGCCCGTGCATTCGGACGCGGTACAGGCATTCGGTTCGCTCCCTGTGGACTTCAGGGCCTCCGGCCTGGACGCGATGTCAATCTCCGGGCACAAAATCGGCGGACCGGTGGGGGTAGGGGCCCTCCTGCTCGGGCGGGCGGTGAAACTGACACCCGTCCAGCACGGTGGCGGCCAGGAACGCGACGTCCGCTCCGGCACGCTGGACACCGCCTCCATCGCGGCCTTCGCCGCGGCTGCGGAAAAGGCAGCGGCCACCCTGGGGGAGGAATCGGCACGGATCGCTGCCCTCCGCGACCGGCTGATTGACGGCGTCCGTGAACAGGTTCCGGAAGCCGTCCTGCGGGGTGCCCCCGGGAGCGGCCGGCTCCCCGGCAACGCGCACTTCACCTTCCCCGGCTGCGAAGGGGACTCCCTGCTGTTCCTCCTGGACCTGGCAGGGGTGGAATCATCTACGGGTTCCGCGTGCACGGCAGGGGTGCCGCGGCCTTCGCACGTCCTGCTGGCCATGGGCCTGGACGAGGAGACTGCGCGCGGAGCGCAGCGGTTCACCCTGGGCCACGCATCCGTGGAGGCCGACGTCGATGCGCTGCTGGCCGCGCTCCCCGGAGCCTATGCACGGGCGCGGCAGGCGGGCATGGCGGGACATGAATCCACTATCCAGACCGCAGGAACCCTGGCCCGCCGGGTCTCGGTCCAAGAATGA
- the mnmA gene encoding tRNA 2-thiouridine(34) synthase MnmA, with the protein MRVLAAMSGGVDSAVAAARAVEAGHDVVGVHLALSRMPGTLRTGSRGCCTIEDSRDAWRACDVLGIPYYVWDFSERFKEDVVQDFIDEYAAGRTPNPCMRCNERIKFAALLEKAIALGFDAVCTGHYAKVIEDADGNRELHRAADWAKDQSYVLGVLTHEQLKHSMFPLADTPSKAEVRAEAERRGLSVANKPDSHDICFIPDGDTAGWLAEKIDMSTGDIVDETGSKVGEHPGANAFTVGQRRGLKLGTPAADGKPRFVLEIRPKENKVVVGPEALLAIDEIRGIKVSWAGLPIAEVGTGGEFACHAQVRAHGDPVAATARMEPAGQDTEEGGGQLVVRLTTPLRGVAPGQTIVLYQGSRVLGQATIDAARSLQRAAL; encoded by the coding sequence ATGCGAGTTCTAGCAGCCATGAGCGGCGGAGTCGACTCCGCCGTTGCCGCCGCCCGCGCCGTCGAGGCAGGGCACGACGTCGTCGGCGTGCACCTGGCGTTGTCCCGCATGCCCGGAACGCTGCGCACCGGAAGCCGGGGCTGCTGCACCATTGAAGACTCCCGTGACGCCTGGCGCGCCTGCGATGTGCTGGGCATTCCGTACTACGTCTGGGATTTCTCCGAGCGGTTCAAGGAAGACGTCGTCCAGGACTTCATCGATGAGTATGCCGCCGGCCGGACGCCCAACCCCTGCATGCGCTGCAACGAGCGGATCAAGTTCGCGGCACTGCTGGAGAAGGCCATAGCACTGGGCTTCGACGCCGTGTGCACGGGACACTATGCCAAGGTGATCGAGGACGCTGACGGCAACCGCGAACTCCACCGCGCAGCTGACTGGGCCAAGGACCAGAGCTACGTCCTGGGCGTCCTGACGCACGAGCAGCTCAAGCACTCAATGTTCCCGCTCGCTGACACACCGTCCAAGGCTGAAGTGCGTGCAGAGGCCGAGCGGCGCGGCCTGTCCGTCGCCAACAAGCCGGACAGCCACGACATCTGCTTCATCCCCGACGGCGACACCGCCGGATGGCTGGCGGAAAAGATCGACATGTCCACCGGGGACATCGTGGATGAAACGGGCAGCAAGGTAGGTGAACATCCTGGCGCCAACGCCTTCACCGTGGGCCAGCGCCGAGGACTGAAGCTGGGCACGCCTGCCGCCGACGGCAAGCCGCGGTTCGTCCTTGAGATCCGGCCCAAGGAGAACAAGGTTGTGGTAGGCCCTGAGGCGCTGCTGGCGATTGACGAGATCCGCGGCATCAAGGTGTCCTGGGCCGGGCTGCCCATCGCTGAAGTGGGAACCGGCGGGGAGTTCGCATGCCACGCCCAGGTGCGTGCGCACGGCGATCCCGTTGCTGCCACGGCACGCATGGAGCCGGCCGGCCAGGACACGGAAGAGGGCGGAGGCCAGCTTGTCGTCCGGCTCACCACTCCGCTGCGCGGAGTGGCCCCCGGCCAGACGATAGTCCTGTACCAGGGCAGCCGCGTGCTGGGCCAGGCCACGATCGACGCCGCCCGCTCCCTTCAGCGCGCCGCACTCTAG